From Prionailurus bengalensis isolate Pbe53 chromosome F2, Fcat_Pben_1.1_paternal_pri, whole genome shotgun sequence, one genomic window encodes:
- the LOC122496112 gene encoding lymphocyte antigen 6H, whose translation MPPAAMNGLGLVLLAALLCSAPAHGLWCQDCTLTTNSSHCTPKQCQPSDTVCASVRITDPSSSRKDHSVNKMCASSCDFVKRHFFSDYLMGFINSGILQVDVDCCGSDLCNGGPRAGGGPWALAGGLLLSLGPALLWAGP comes from the exons ATGCCGCCTGCAGCCATGAACGGCCTGGGCCTGGTGCTGCTGGCCGCCCTGCTGTGCTCTGCGCCCG CTCACGGCCTGTGGTGCCAGGACTGCACCCTGACCACCAACTCGAGCCACTGCACCCCGAAGCAGTGCCAGCCGTCGGACACGGTGTGCGCCAGCGTCCGGATCACCGACCCCAGCAGCA GCAGGAAGGACCATTCCGTGAACAAGATGTGCGCCTCGTCCTGCGACTTCGTTAAGCGGCACTTCTTCTCGGACTATCTGATGGGCTTCATTAACTCGGGGATCTTACAAGTCGATGTGGACTGCTGCGGGTCGGATCTGTGCAACGGGGGGCCGAGGGCAGGCGGTGGCCCCTGGGCCCTGGCCGGGGGGCTGCTGCTCAGCCTGGGGCCGGCCCTCCTCTGGGCTGGGCCCTGa